The DNA segment tctaaaccggcgatcaccagacttgtgttgtagtcgccgtatgtgagcttaggcgaccaagtgattagaaatcgccgagagggggacatcgccgaagggtcaggaaagcttgttcaaggctttcaaagggcacaagtacgaaggatgaagttatcagatgatcaatccctagccagaggttgaggccagggaacagtttaccagaacatacacgatgagcaagtaatgcagatcatgatagcggcaggcgagaccacagagaaggtgcgcatggtgacaccccgtgctcgccactagaagaagatcgcgctccaaggcagctatacaccaaattactccttgcatgggtagcttagtcgaacagcctaaagagtaagaagtgacgctcaagcagaggacgttccagatggtgacacgtgtacagctgggtgcgagccacgtgtccaaaggtgtaaccgtcaggagagagaaagtgcacaggtatataaggaactcttaacagattctgaggtacgcgcattcagaacacttctttacgctttgagaatacttgagtacgctgagagagtttttgcacggttcctagagtttctagcttttctctcttagagttttggtagttccgtcactgacttgagcgtcggagcgcgatcggccgcagcggcgccactctgtcttttgcaggttcttgaggagaatctgatggaagaggcccaagcacaagcccacatgcaagcccaccaaagggtagatttgggccaaccatagagttatggccaagaggatccaagaagacgttcttttacatgttcaaatgccataaactctagtgtagagtagactttaatttcttgtcaaaattagcataggaactttatttgtaattttcttagaattaattttggcatctaaaacaccaacctaggtaaacttagagtttctaaaaaaacctctaaatttaccaaggccggtctagaaagcccatggagggggtgagcataaaaactagacacacccctccccatgtgctcatttgtgcacccatgtgccatgtgcacccatgtgcttcacatttacatttcatttggctagcattagggttgcattatggtcctccttagcctataaaaggaggagcctacaccttgtattttcaagtttaattgagtaaggttatgctgccatttttgtgcacaagctttacttctcctagaaatctaggctctaaacttcaatcttttcaccttctcccttgagctggccgaaccactcaaacaccatactcatcatgcacctacaagaccaacacaactcctaggagggtcttgatcatctcacccattgcttccgcaccttatttttctactttgattcaagaagaacacatgaaaatgccatcagaatcgaggtgtgaaggacggaaacTAGCAtggtgcaaagtcgatccagaggaagatacctttgacgtggcaaggcttttgcgctctggtcaaccggcaggatcaaaacccctcaacaaaactctgtttgctgactcgacctgcccatttgtttggggatgttcgactgatgcaaacacctgcttgattcctacCTCTGTACATAGCTTCCCCAACTATTGGcttgcgaactgggtgccattgtctgaaatgagacgccttggcacctcgaaacgacacacaatgttcttccaaacgaagtgttgtaccttgtgtgcggtgatctacGCCACTGGttcggcctctatccacttggtgaagtattcgatggcaacgatcaagtacttcatttgtCTTATTGCCAACGGGAACAGGCCTAAGATATCAATTCCccaggtatggaaaggccatgggctgtaaatggatctcagttcctctggcggtgccttgtgccaatcagcgtgcatctgacactgTTTGCAATGTTGGCCGTATCGCACGCAATCCtctcttactgttggccagaaaaaccctgcgcgtattaccttggatgccaaggatcttcctcccacgtggctcccacaaataccttcgtggagctcagccattatcctggtgcactcgttaCAACTCACGCACGTCAAGATGGGGTGCGTGAACCCGTGCCTCAATAATATCCCATCTACCAATTTGTACCTTGCGGCGttcctcttaatcttcttgCCTTCTTCCGGCTCCTCTTGGAGGATTCCGTCCGCTAGGTATCGcctgtaaggggtcatccaTGTGTCGCCTTCCTCTAAAGCACACACATGTAcgcctttttcttcttctggcgAGGTCGCATAAGTACTGATGCAAGGTGCCCTCGCCGTATCTTGACTCAaagagcgatgactccttggttTTCCTCTTGTTGCACTAACGTGAAGAACGTCCACCCTATTGTCTGCAACAAACTTTCGCGGCGTTTTGAGAGTCTCTTGTATCAAAGTCCTCTgctttccccccttgcctgagctggccagcttggcgagcaggtcagctctgacATTCTGCTCcctagggacatgcaccagctcaaatGCTGCGAAAGCTCTTTTTAACACCTCGACGTACCTTAGGTAGGCagccatctgtggatcctttgcctggtactcccctgttacttgtcctgtgaccaactgggagtcactctttgccaggAGGCTCTGCGtacccatttctttagccaaaaGCATCCCAGCAATCAACgcttcgtactccgcctggttgttgcttgccttgaaggcgaagcgtaaagcttgctcgatcaacactcgttaggcccctccaagattattccagcgccactcccttgctggttggaagatccTTCCACTGAAAACACCTACTGTGACCCTAATTCCACCTCTTGAGGGTCTCCCCCTGGTGAGACTTCTGCCACGAAGTCAGcgtagacttgccctttgatggaccccctgGGTTCATACTGGATATCGAATTCCGATAGCTCTAtcgcccagcgaaccatcctccgTGCTACATCTGGCTTTTGAAGTACCGCGAAGCTGtggggaggtttgtcatcaccaccaccgcgaagctgtggaaatagtggcagAGCCTTCGTGCTGAGAATACTACTGCTAGCGCTGCCTTCTCTAATGACTGGTACCTCAATTCTAGAACTTGcaaggccttgctcacgaagtaaaTGGGCTTCTGCACCTGGTTTTGTTCCTGGACCAGTACAGAGCTAATGGCCCACTCGGTCATCGCAAAGTATAAGCGGAGGGGGACGCCTACTTGTGGCTTGCAAAGCAtaggtggcgtcgccaagtactcctttaaCTTGAGAAACGCTGCTTCACACTCATCTATCCATCCGAAACGGCTATTCCTTTTGAGGCATTGGAAGtaagggtggcccttctctcctccAGCAGACACGAATCTCGATAATGCTGCCATTCGCCCTACAGTTGTTGAACTTCTTTcactgaggttgggctcctcatggcgatgatggctgcacacttgtcggggttcgcctctattcccctttcagtcagcatgaaccccaagaacttccctgcttccacgccaaaaacgcacttttcgGGGTTTAATTTGAGGCGATACCTTGATATGGTAGTAAACagttcttccagatcagctgcgtGTTGCCCTCTCTCGTGCGAAgttaccaccatgtcatctacgtaggcctgcaccttccttcccagcatgggtgcaaggaccttaTCCATCAGCCTTTGATAGGTGGCGCCTCCATTCTTCAACCCAACcagcatcaccttataacagtaactgcatgttTCCGTCATGAATGTCgttttgctctcgtccctggggtgcaacttgatctgattgtaacatgagaatgcatccaagagaCTCAGCATCTTGCAACCCGAGGCGCTATCCACTAATGCATCGATGTTGGGAAGTGGGTACGAATGCTTGGGACATTCCTTGTTcaaatctgtgaagtcaacgcacatcctccacttcccattcgccttcttcactagaacAACATTggctaaccactcagggtattgtatctccctaATGTGTCCAACACTGAGCAGCTTCTGTGTTTCTTCCTTCACGACGAGGCATcgctcttcgttgaacttccttctcctttgtctcACAGGGCGGACCTTTGCGTCCATGGTAAGATGATGGCACAAAAAATCTGGGTCAATACCTGGGATATCCGCCgctgatggcaaattcatgaagctcttctcggaatcatgtgaaaaatggtgcggaagccatggatgtaaatgtgcaagatcctcctaggaactatggtgatcttgaaggtgcatgatgtgtatggaagtaggtaggttcggccagccctatggtaggtgatgaaggtgaagatttgatcctagaaactagggaaaagcaaagtatggcacaatgttggcagcataactttactctcattaatcttgcaaaatACAAGGGatggcttctccttttataagccaaggaggccgtaaatcttaagctaagagaagatgaaatgcttctcaaatgaaatgaaaatgaatCCACATGGTAGCACATGGGCACATGGCCGGCCAAGTAAGCAAGCttctagaatgtgcacaaaatctaTGGTAAATCATGTGTAAGACAAGttttatgctttctaacactacactaattactaaggcacccctaatgggcctccatgtcaCATGTACAAGGTCTTCTCcctcccaaaccgtagcttgatcCATTTGGGCGTGAAAGTGCTTGGCCATGgacggtctaggcttcctcctagacgctccttatgtagcctcCCCTAATCATGAGCTAGACGCTCCTATCTTGAGTCTAAACGCTCATCACATGGTCCTAGACGATCTagtcttgggtcttggcttccatggtgaggtgaGCTTGGCcttcttccatcatcccctccctcttgaaaaggatttgacctcaaatccaatgcttttacttcctagggggatggttgtggctggatggtgtccatcatctcctctttcttgagaagatctatcctcagatcttcgtacttgatctcggatagcagcttCTTGCTttgccaaagcttgtcctcctggatcaaacgtccacctatagaaataatcaaataaggcataggtgttagtttgcaaattaattatactaggttgccatttttgtttttcttttggttttggcaaccttggacaaagtttctcttttaatggttgtgtgtggtctctaatcatcttatgcatttgaaaatgttcatttgtggttactttctctttaggcataaatcctataggagttggtaacaacttaaaagtagaaagatgatttaggccacacataactttaaaagtagaaaaataagtagttttgtgaactactttatggtatgtttgctcatctctagagttgtgtgtgtaCTTAATGATTATTCTAGgaatagtagaaagagctagattttccaatgtattttgaccaagcgtttgaggatgataagattttaaagtgtgcaacttagttgcaagttttccaaaggaaatcctcaaatcatggtttgcgaaatttggagctctattcaacactatgattgaggataaaccatgaagatgtatcacctctctaaagaagagtttatccataaccatgaagattgaatcaaaaccttttgttgtcctaggaagctctaatatgaaatgtgtgtcttcccaaggatcatttacaaaaggtgaaggagtatagagttcttgaggctttgctttaggtgtagtttgaaaacaagaattgtacctaaagtaatgtctttgaacttcttttctcatgggtgacaaaagttttccttttaaaagctctagagttttatcaactctaatttggcccatgagttctccttcatgtagactttttctctcatgtgtaaagatagtcgttgatacaaccattgtttatgaaaatttgtacacttgacaatggttgtctcaataagacttGACAAGTTgctctaggcactacttcacacaaaactttgtttttgtagatgcttatagataacttgtcatTCTCTTGGGGATATCCtaacacatttgagaaatagtctttatctatgcaagcttcttttaaagactcttcttttgtgctcatgcttgcaagtgttcctt comes from the Phaseolus vulgaris cultivar G19833 chromosome 8, P. vulgaris v2.0, whole genome shotgun sequence genome and includes:
- the LOC137824786 gene encoding uncharacterized protein, giving the protein MGTQSLLAKSDSQLVTGQVTGEYQAKDPQMAAYLRYVEVLKRAFAAFELVHVPREQNVRADLLAKLASSGKGGKQRTLIQETLKTPRKFVADNRVDVLHVSATRGKPRSHRSLSQDTARAPCISTYATSPEEEKGVHVCALEEGDTWMTPYRRYLADGILQEEPEEGKKIKRNAARYKLVDGILLRHGFTHPILTCVSCNECTRIMAELHEGICGSHVGGRSLASKVIRAGFFWPTVREDCVRYGQHCKQCQMHADWHKAPPEELRSIYSPWPFHTWGIDILGLFPLAIRQMKYLIVAIEYFTKWIEAEPVA